The following coding sequences lie in one Labrus bergylta chromosome 5, fLabBer1.1, whole genome shotgun sequence genomic window:
- the psma5 gene encoding proteasome subunit alpha type-5: protein MFLTRSEYDRGVNTFSPEGRLFQVEYAIEAIKLGSTAIGIQTSEGVCLAVEKRITSPLMEPNSIEKIVEIDTHIGCAMSGLIADAKTLIDKARVETQNHWFTYNETMTVESVTQAVSNLALQFGEEDADPGAMSRPFGVALLFGGVDEKGPQLYHMDPSGTFVQCDARAIGSASEGAQSSLQEVYHKSMTLKDAIKSSLTILKQVMEEKLNATNIELATVEPNKTFHMYSKEELEDVIKDI, encoded by the exons ATGTTTTTGACAAGATCCGAATATGACAG aggtGTGAACACATTCTCCCCCGAGGGACGATTGTTCCAGGTTGAATATGCCATCGAGGCCATAAAG TTGGGCTCCACAGCCATTGGTATCCAGACGTCAGAGGGAGTGTGTCTGGCTGTGGAAAAGAGAATCACCTCTCCACTTATGGAGCCCAACAGCATTGAAAAGATCGTTGAGATCGACACTCACATCG GTTGCGCCATGAGTGGCTTGATAGCCGATGCCAAGACTCTTATTGACAAAGCAAGAGTGGAAACACAG AACCATTGGTTCACTTACAATGAGACAATGACAGTGGAGAGCGTGACTCAGGCTGTGTCCAACCTGGCACTGCAGTTTGGAGAAGAGGACGCTGATCCTGGTGCCATG AGTCGACCTTTTGGCGTGGCACTTCTGTTTGGAGGAGTCGATGAAAAGGGACCTCAGTT GTACCACATGGACCCATCAGGAACCTTTGTGCAGTGTGACGCTCGGGCCATCGGCTCTGCGtctgagggagcacagagcTCTCTGCAGGAGGTCTACCACAAG TCCATGACATTAAAAGACGCCATCAAGTCATCTCTCACCATTCTGAAGCAGGTGATGGAGGAAAAGCTGAACGCTACCAACATTGAG CTGGCGACAGTAGAGCCCAATAAGACCTTCCACATGTATTCCAAAGAAGAGCTTGAGGATGTAATCAAGGACATCTAG
- the LOC109984250 gene encoding matrix remodeling-associated protein 8, producing the protein MVNMKIEREDIIFQALLFIHIPVACLFTAVSAQADSSSSVVVAGYNVSAPAGSRVLLQCVSGRMVWTRDRVRDRQRVLHWDLYRASPDYTMERVVDMFSAGDQRIYNSYNLDRVSLSRTAFKDGNFSLVIKDVTMNDRGLYSCNLHHLYCHLYETVRVQLNVTKSRRKEQRYWDGHKAVYVVLLGSTVVLPCVNRRNVWTDWTNEEEDQQVVHWDRQSPGVRHDRADRLVDLYASGEQRSYGPLFLQRKMNISNQAFSEGDFSLAISDLKPTDQGKYSCHLHHHYCGLHERREFQVTVEPPVIQPTLPAKALPSEDKDTTKAESPRVINVILPEQRHHFLLPLGYVLTSFLLLAFIILIIILITRRRRTKEYHPQVSIRSSRSQSSSEEFEMDVPEVNVCSREEKRFEYKNNLLKEKVHIISQPKVIDLDKEMQKFSK; encoded by the exons ATGGTCAACATGAAGATTGAGAGGGAGGACATCATTTTTCAGgctctcctcttcatccaca TCCCTGTGGCCTGCCTCTTCACTGCAG tgtCAGCTCAGgccgacagcagcagcagcgtggtGGTGGCGGGGTACAACGTGAGCGCCCCGGCTGGGTCAAGGGTGTTGCTGCAGTGCGTGAGCGGCCGGATGGTGTGGACCAGGGACAGGgtgagggacagacagagggtGCTCCACTGGGACCTGTACAGAGCCAGTCCAGACTACACCATGGAGAGGGTGGTGGACATGTTCTCAGCGGGGGACCAGAGGATCTACAACTCCTATAACCTGGACAGGGTCAGCCTCAGCCGGACCGCCTTCAAGGATGGAAACTTCTCTCTGGTCATCAAAG ACGTGACTATGAACGACCGAGGTCTGTACTCTTGTAACCTCCACCATCTCTACTGCCACCTGTATGAAACAGTCCGGGTGCAGCTCAATGTTACTAAATCCC GTCGTAAAGAACAGCGCTACTGGGATGGACACAAAGCGGTGTATGTGGTGCTACTTGGCAGCACCGTGGTTCTGCCGTGCGTCAACCGACGTAATGTGTGGACGGACTGGACCAATGAGGAAGAGGACcagcag GTGGTTCACTGGGACAGACAGTCTCCAGGAGTCCGGCATGACCGCGCAGACCGGCTGGTGGACCTGTACGCCTCCGGGGAACAGCGTAGCTATGGACCTCTGTTCCTCCAGAGGAAGATGAACATCAGCAACCAAGCCTTCTCGGAGGGGGACTTTTCACTTGCTATATCTGATCTGAAG cccACTGATCAGGGGAAGTATTCCTGCCATCTCCACCATCACTACTGTGGCCTACATGAAAGAAGAGAGTTTCAGGTTACAGTGGAACCACCAGTGATACAGCCCACCCTGCCAGCCAAAGCACTGCCCAGTGAAGACAAAg ACACCACTAAGGCTGAATCACCGCGAGTCATCAATGTGATCCTCCCTGAGCAGAGACACCACTTTCTCCTGCCGCTCGGCTACGTCCTCACCTCCTTCCTGCTCCTGgccttcatcatcctcatcatcatcctcatcacaCGCAGACGTAGAACCAAAG AGTATCACCCACAGGTGTCTATAAG GTCCAGCAGAAGtcagagcagctcagaggaGTTTGAGATGGACGTCCCTGAAGTGAATGTGTGCAGTCGGGAGGAGAAAAGATTTg AGTACAAGAACAACCTGCTGAAAGAGAAGGTGCACATAATCTCTCAGCCCAAAGTCATTGATCTTGACAAAG AGATGCAGAAGTTTTCTAAGTGA